In Xenorhabdus nematophila ATCC 19061, one DNA window encodes the following:
- the folB gene encoding bifunctional dihydroneopterin aldolase/7,8-dihydroneopterin epimerase yields the protein MDIVFIEELTVVTTIGVYDWEQTIKQKLVFDIEMGWDNKCASASDNVEHCLDYARVSEAVIERVENQRFALVERVAEEVANILLNQFHSPWVKIKVSKPGAVAQAKSVGVVIERRAS from the coding sequence ATGGATATCGTATTTATTGAAGAATTAACGGTGGTGACCACTATTGGTGTTTATGATTGGGAACAAACGATTAAACAGAAATTAGTGTTCGATATCGAAATGGGATGGGATAACAAATGTGCTTCCGCCAGTGATAATGTTGAACACTGCCTGGACTATGCCAGGGTCAGTGAAGCCGTGATTGAGCGGGTGGAAAACCAGCGTTTTGCGTTGGTCGAGCGGGTGGCAGAAGAAGTCGCGAATATCTTGCTGAATCAATTTCATTCACCCTGGGTGAAGATCAAAGTCAGTAAACCCGGCGCCGTCGCACAGGCAAAAAGTGTTGGCGTAGTGATTGAGCGCAGAGCGAGTTAA
- the plsY gene encoding glycerol-3-phosphate 1-O-acyltransferase PlsY has protein sequence MSAIALGMIIFAYLCGSISSAILICRLARLPDPRQHGSGNPGATNVLRIGGKWAALAVLIFDVLKGLVPVWLAYKLSISPFYLGITAIAACLGHIYPIFFHFKGGKGVATAFGAIAAIGWDLMGLITGTWLMTVLLSGYSSLGAIVSALVAPFYVWWFKPEFTFPVAMLSCLVLVRHHDNIQRLWRGQESRIWQKLRKKQEMTDKEKVQATKEQQDD, from the coding sequence ATGAGTGCAATCGCGCTTGGCATGATCATCTTCGCGTACTTATGTGGCTCTATATCCAGCGCGATATTGATATGCCGTTTGGCAAGGCTTCCCGATCCTCGTCAACATGGTTCCGGTAATCCTGGGGCAACAAATGTATTGCGCATAGGTGGAAAATGGGCTGCATTAGCAGTACTCATTTTTGATGTCCTAAAAGGGCTGGTTCCGGTTTGGCTGGCATATAAACTCAGTATTTCACCCTTTTATTTAGGCATTACTGCCATTGCTGCCTGTCTGGGGCATATTTACCCGATATTTTTCCATTTCAAGGGTGGGAAAGGGGTTGCAACCGCCTTTGGTGCCATTGCTGCCATCGGTTGGGATCTCATGGGATTAATAACCGGCACATGGCTGATGACAGTACTGTTAAGCGGTTATTCTTCGTTGGGAGCCATCGTCAGCGCACTGGTCGCTCCTTTCTACGTCTGGTGGTTTAAACCGGAATTCACCTTTCCTGTCGCGATGTTGTCCTGTTTAGTGTTAGTACGCCACCACGATAACATTCAGCGTCTCTGGCGTGGTCAAGAAAGCCGTATCTGGCAGAAATTGAGAAAAAAACAGGAAATGACGGATAAAGAAAAAGTTCAGGCAACAAAAGAACAACAAGACGATTAA
- a CDS encoding zinc-dependent alcohol dehydrogenase family protein: MKALVYHGAGQKHWEEKSLPQIIEPTDAVVRIIKTTICGTDLHILKGDVPTVNKGRILGHEGIGIVESIGKSVRNIKVGDKVIISCITVCGSCRYCKRQLYSHCDDGGWILGHKIDGTQAEQVRIPHADNSLHRLPEGINEEAALMLSDILPTGLEIGVINGKVQPGHTIALIGAGPVGLSALLASQFYSPAHIIMIDTDDNRLHVAQQFGANTIINPAHQNVVENIQKITDGMGVDVAIECVGLPATFKICQDIITAGGYIANVGVHGKSVELHLEELWIKNVTITTGLVNTSSTPMLLKSVQSGKISPEKLVTHRYPLSEIETAYEVFSHAAQEKALKIVLTAK; this comes from the coding sequence ATGAAAGCACTTGTTTATCACGGAGCAGGCCAAAAACATTGGGAAGAAAAATCACTGCCTCAAATTATTGAACCAACTGATGCAGTTGTTCGCATTATTAAAACCACCATCTGTGGGACAGATTTACATATTCTCAAAGGGGATGTTCCAACAGTAAATAAAGGCCGGATTTTAGGTCATGAAGGCATTGGAATTGTTGAAAGCATCGGGAAATCGGTCCGTAATATCAAAGTGGGAGATAAAGTCATTATCTCTTGTATCACCGTTTGTGGTAGTTGTCGTTACTGCAAGCGCCAGCTTTATTCACACTGCGATGATGGTGGCTGGATACTGGGACATAAAATTGATGGCACTCAAGCTGAACAAGTACGCATCCCTCATGCTGATAACAGCTTGCATCGTTTACCAGAAGGGATAAATGAAGAAGCAGCCTTGATGCTCAGTGATATCTTGCCAACCGGGCTTGAAATCGGTGTTATCAATGGGAAAGTTCAACCCGGCCATACCATTGCTCTGATCGGTGCCGGTCCCGTTGGTCTTTCTGCACTTCTGGCATCACAATTCTATTCTCCAGCGCATATCATTATGATTGATACCGATGATAATCGCCTTCATGTCGCCCAGCAGTTTGGGGCTAACACAATCATCAACCCAGCACACCAAAATGTCGTGGAAAACATTCAGAAAATCACTGACGGAATGGGAGTCGATGTCGCGATTGAATGTGTCGGTCTGCCCGCAACATTCAAAATATGTCAGGATATCATCACTGCGGGTGGATATATTGCCAACGTTGGTGTTCACGGAAAATCCGTCGAATTACATCTGGAAGAACTTTGGATTAAAAACGTGACGATTACTACCGGCCTGGTGAACACAAGCAGCACACCTATGCTACTGAAAAGCGTTCAATCCGGTAAAATCTCACCTGAAAAACTGGTGACGCATCGCTATCCATTGAGTGAAATTGAAACCGCTTATGAGGTGTTTAGTCATGCCGCTCAGGAAAAAGCATTAAAGATTGTTTTAACTGCAAAATAA
- the tsaD gene encoding tRNA (adenosine(37)-N6)-threonylcarbamoyltransferase complex transferase subunit TsaD, translated as MRVLGIETSCDETGIAIYDDKAGLLANQLYSQVKLHADYGGVVPELASRDHIRKTVPLIQAALKEAGLTSKDIDAVAYTAGPGLVGALLVGATIGRSLAFAWNVPAIPVHHMEGHLLAPMLEENSPEFPFVALLVSGGHTQLISVTGIGEYQLLGESIDDAAGEAFDKTAKLLGLDYPGGPVLSRMAQQGKTGRFVFPRPMTDRPGLDFSFSGLKTFAANTIRSNICGHDIAEDEQTKADIARAFEDAVVDTLAIKCKRALEQTGFKRLVMAGGVSANGTLRTKMQALMEKLGGEVFYARPEFCTDNGAMIALAGMIRLQGETAGELGVTVKARWPLADLPALKK; from the coding sequence ATGCGAGTTTTAGGTATAGAAACGTCCTGCGATGAAACCGGAATCGCAATTTATGATGACAAAGCCGGTCTATTAGCGAATCAATTGTACAGTCAGGTCAAGCTACATGCCGATTATGGTGGTGTTGTGCCTGAACTGGCGTCCCGTGACCACATCCGTAAAACGGTTCCCTTGATTCAGGCTGCGTTGAAAGAAGCGGGGCTGACAAGTAAAGATATTGACGCTGTTGCATATACGGCCGGTCCTGGTCTGGTTGGTGCACTGTTGGTTGGGGCAACGATTGGGCGTTCACTGGCATTTGCCTGGAATGTGCCGGCGATTCCCGTACATCATATGGAAGGCCATTTGTTGGCACCGATGCTGGAAGAGAACAGCCCGGAATTTCCTTTTGTTGCTTTGCTGGTTTCTGGCGGTCATACCCAGCTTATCAGCGTGACGGGAATTGGTGAGTATCAATTGTTGGGTGAATCCATTGACGATGCCGCAGGTGAGGCTTTCGATAAGACGGCGAAACTGCTCGGATTGGATTATCCCGGTGGTCCGGTACTTTCCCGCATGGCACAGCAGGGTAAAACGGGCCGTTTTGTTTTCCCTCGCCCAATGACTGATCGTCCGGGGCTGGATTTCAGCTTCTCCGGCCTGAAAACGTTTGCTGCCAATACCATCCGCAGCAACATCTGTGGTCATGACATTGCCGAAGATGAACAAACCAAGGCTGATATTGCCCGTGCTTTTGAAGATGCCGTCGTAGATACACTGGCGATTAAGTGTAAGCGAGCACTGGAACAGACAGGGTTCAAGCGGTTGGTGATGGCGGGAGGAGTGAGTGCAAATGGTACATTGCGTACTAAGATGCAGGCGCTTATGGAAAAGCTGGGAGGCGAAGTTTTTTATGCCCGTCCTGAATTTTGCACTGACAATGGAGCGATGATCGCACTGGCCGGCATGATCCGTTTGCAGGGAGAAACTGCGGGTGAATTGGGTGTGACGGTAAAAGCACGATGGCCATTGGCTGATCTTCCTGCATTGAAGAAATGA
- the rpsU gene encoding 30S ribosomal protein S21 translates to MPVIKVRENEPFDVALRRFKRSCEKAGVLAEVRRREFYEKPTTERKRAKASAVKRHAKKLARENARRTRLY, encoded by the coding sequence ATGCCAGTAATTAAAGTACGTGAAAACGAGCCATTTGACGTAGCACTGCGTCGCTTTAAGCGTTCTTGCGAAAAAGCAGGCGTATTAGCAGAAGTTCGTCGTCGTGAATTCTATGAGAAACCAACGACTGAGCGCAAACGCGCTAAAGCTTCTGCTGTTAAGCGTCATGCTAAGAAGCTAGCTCGTGAAAACGCACGCCGCACTCGTTTGTACTAA
- the dnaG gene encoding DNA primase yields the protein MAGRIPRAFINDLLARTDIIDLIDVRVPLKKKGKNHQACCPFHNEKTPSFTVNGDKQFYHCFGCGAHGNAIDFLMNYDRLDFVESIEELAAIHGLEVPYEAGSGGGQIERHQRQNLYQLMDKLNSFYQHSLSTPTAQSAQQYLTQRGLSEEITQRFAIGFAPAGWDNVLKRFAHNVEDRKQLNDAGMLVTNDNGRTYDRFRERVMFPIRDRRGRVIAFGGRVLGDALPKYLNSPETEIFHKGRQLYGLYEAQQNHDTLSRLLVVEGYMDVVALAQFGIDYAVASLGTSTTAEHIQLLFRTTDSVICCYDGDRAGRDAAWRSLETALPYLNDGRQLRFMFLPDGEDPDSLVRKEGQEAFEQRMEKALTLSEFLFESLLPQIDLSTPEGATKLSSLAMPLISQIPGEALRFYLLQEIGRLLGIPDTTQLERSLAKLVKKDTSTYQALKLKPTTMRILIALLVQNPHLATLVPSLQGMFSAQIAGLPLFIELVDTCLAQPGLTTGQLLEQYRDNKYAKQLEKLAAWNDIQIEEIAEKTFSDALSHLFASALNERFNFLMAKERTEGLTPEERKEVWLISESSARK from the coding sequence ATGGCTGGACGAATTCCACGCGCATTTATCAATGATTTATTAGCCAGAACCGATATCATTGATTTGATCGATGTCAGGGTGCCTCTCAAAAAGAAAGGCAAAAACCATCAAGCGTGCTGTCCTTTCCATAACGAAAAAACCCCTTCATTCACCGTTAATGGCGATAAACAGTTTTACCATTGCTTCGGCTGTGGCGCACATGGCAACGCGATTGATTTTCTGATGAATTACGACAGGCTGGACTTTGTCGAATCCATCGAGGAACTGGCCGCGATACATGGGCTTGAAGTGCCCTACGAAGCAGGCTCTGGTGGCGGTCAAATCGAACGTCACCAAAGGCAAAATCTTTACCAGTTGATGGATAAGCTCAACAGCTTCTATCAACATTCACTGAGTACACCCACAGCCCAGTCAGCACAACAATATCTGACTCAGCGTGGACTCAGTGAAGAGATCACTCAGCGTTTTGCCATTGGTTTTGCTCCGGCAGGATGGGATAACGTCCTGAAGCGCTTCGCCCATAATGTTGAAGATCGCAAACAGCTAAACGATGCAGGAATGCTGGTTACGAACGATAATGGCCGGACTTATGACCGTTTTCGTGAACGTGTGATGTTCCCCATTCGCGATCGCCGTGGCCGTGTCATTGCCTTCGGGGGGCGTGTACTGGGAGATGCACTTCCCAAATATCTGAACTCACCGGAAACAGAAATTTTCCATAAAGGCCGCCAATTATATGGCCTCTATGAAGCCCAACAGAATCACGATACGCTTTCAAGGCTATTGGTGGTTGAAGGCTATATGGATGTTGTTGCGCTGGCCCAGTTTGGCATTGACTATGCCGTGGCTTCACTGGGAACATCCACAACAGCCGAACACATTCAGTTACTCTTTCGGACAACAGATAGTGTTATTTGTTGTTATGACGGTGACCGTGCTGGTCGCGACGCCGCATGGCGGTCGCTGGAAACCGCACTCCCCTATCTGAATGATGGACGGCAATTACGTTTTATGTTCTTGCCTGATGGCGAAGATCCAGATTCACTGGTGCGCAAAGAAGGACAAGAGGCTTTCGAGCAGAGAATGGAAAAGGCATTAACCTTATCAGAATTTTTGTTCGAGTCTCTATTGCCACAAATCGATTTAAGCACCCCGGAAGGTGCCACTAAACTCAGTTCGCTGGCCATGCCGCTGATTAGTCAGATTCCGGGAGAAGCATTGCGGTTCTATTTGCTCCAGGAAATTGGAAGGTTACTTGGCATACCTGATACAACACAATTGGAACGATCTTTAGCAAAACTTGTCAAAAAAGATACCAGTACATATCAGGCGCTAAAACTGAAACCAACAACAATGCGAATTCTGATCGCATTGCTGGTGCAGAATCCGCATTTAGCGACATTAGTTCCTTCATTACAAGGAATGTTTTCTGCTCAGATAGCGGGATTGCCGTTATTTATTGAGCTTGTCGACACATGCCTTGCTCAACCAGGTTTAACAACCGGGCAGCTTTTGGAGCAATATCGCGATAATAAATACGCAAAACAGCTTGAAAAACTCGCTGCATGGAACGATATACAAATAGAAGAAATTGCTGAAAAAACTTTCAGTGATGCGTTGAGCCATCTTTTTGCATCAGCGCTGAATGAACGTTTTAATTTCCTGATGGCTAAAGAAAGAACTGAAGGTCTGACACCGGAAGAACGTAAAGAAGTCTGGCTGATTTCTGAATCCAGTGCGAGGAAATAA